The Desulfuromonas versatilis genome has a segment encoding these proteins:
- a CDS encoding heterodisulfide reductase-related iron-sulfur binding cluster, with the protein MDMAFAPGCALLIYKPELARRMLELLKQDFPELQEHRTCCRHQPGLPAGTRIINTCAGCDRRYRQLYEGISTVSFWELLAASESFPFPDYRQRRMAILDACPTRDQQRVHRAIRTLLQRMNIELVEPERSGTRSTCCGDSYYGTLPVEQVKEQMRRRAAEMPVDEVVVYCVSCIKAMHIGGKQPRYLVDLLFGETTHPGTFEPDQWHAELEAFIEAH; encoded by the coding sequence ATGGATATGGCTTTCGCCCCCGGCTGTGCCCTGCTGATCTACAAGCCGGAACTGGCACGACGGATGCTCGAGTTGCTGAAACAGGACTTTCCCGAACTCCAGGAGCACCGGACCTGCTGCCGGCACCAGCCGGGGCTGCCGGCAGGGACCCGGATCATCAACACCTGCGCCGGTTGCGACCGGCGCTACCGGCAGCTTTACGAGGGGATTTCCACGGTCTCCTTCTGGGAACTGCTGGCGGCGAGCGAAAGCTTCCCCTTCCCCGACTACCGGCAGCGCCGGATGGCCATCCTCGACGCCTGCCCCACCCGCGACCAGCAGCGAGTGCATCGGGCCATCCGCACTCTGCTGCAGAGGATGAACATCGAACTGGTCGAGCCGGAGCGCAGCGGGACCCGCTCGACCTGCTGCGGCGACAGTTACTACGGCACCCTGCCGGTGGAGCAGGTCAAGGAGCAGATGCGCCGGCGGGCCGCGGAAATGCCCGTGGACGAGGTGGTCGTCTACTGCGTCTCCTGCATCAAGGCGATGCACATCGGCGGCAAACAGCCCCGCTACCTGGTCGACCTGCTGTTCGGCGAAACGACCCACCCCGGCACCTTCGAGCCGGACCAGTGGCACGCCGAGCTGGAGGCTTTCATCGAGGCCCACTGA